A region of Prochlorococcus marinus subsp. pastoris str. CCMP1986 DNA encodes the following proteins:
- a CDS encoding TerC family protein: MDSAAINSFIPTLDQVDSWSEIFTLLPILIILELLLSADNAIALASLTKSLDSPLLRSKALNIGITISLLFRIFLILLSNILLKFIIIRIFAGLYLIYLFISNVFFNSESDTQETDNDKKNNNFKFLKIVALLSLTDFAFSIDSITTAVAISDQYILIIFGAIIGVLALRFTSGIFLNLLEKFVRLETAGYIAILIVGIKLLLNTLITETILPDYYFYILILISFIWGLSKRDQII, translated from the coding sequence ATGGATTCTGCTGCAATAAATTCCTTTATACCAACGCTTGATCAAGTTGATAGTTGGTCAGAAATTTTTACACTTTTACCTATCTTGATTATTTTAGAATTATTGCTATCGGCAGATAACGCGATTGCTTTGGCATCGCTTACTAAATCTCTTGATAGTCCTTTATTAAGATCTAAAGCTTTAAATATAGGCATAACTATTTCTTTATTATTCAGAATATTTCTTATTCTCCTATCAAATATTCTTCTGAAATTTATAATAATTCGCATATTTGCAGGTTTATATCTTATTTATTTATTTATATCAAATGTGTTTTTTAATAGCGAGTCCGACACTCAAGAAACAGACAATGATAAAAAGAATAATAATTTTAAATTTCTAAAGATTGTTGCTTTGCTTTCTTTGACTGATTTCGCCTTTTCAATTGACAGCATTACAACAGCTGTTGCTATAAGTGATCAATATATTCTTATTATTTTTGGAGCAATTATAGGTGTATTAGCATTACGATTTACTTCAGGTATATTTCTTAATCTTTTAGAGAAATTTGTAAGATTAGAAACTGCTGGTTACATTGCTATATTAATTGTTGGGATAAAGCTTCTTCTAAATACATTAATTACTGAGACAATTCTTCCAGATTATTATTTTTATATTTTGATATTAATTTCTTTCATTTGGGG